Within the Deltaproteobacteria bacterium genome, the region ATTACTGCTCCTTGACCTCCACGATAGCCCCCTTGGGGCAGACATCGAGACACACACCGCATCCGGAACACAACTGATAGTTGATACTGGCGCGTCCCAGTTCCTCGTCGTGAAAAATGGCCGGGCACTCGAATCGCTCGATGCAAAGGTTGCATTCCACGCAATCCTCCGTGATCGCAACCTTCTTCGGCTCAGGGATCGCTTCTCCCCTGTAAGCGATAAGACAGGGATGCCTCGCAATGATGACCGCGATTCCCCCTTCGGGTTCCCGGATATAATCGGCCGCCTTTTTCAGGGTTTCCGTCGTGTGCTCCAGATCATAGGGATCCACCACCTGGATGAAATCCACGCCGCACCCGGCAACCACCCTCTCAAGGGGGATGGTTTTCCCTTCACTCCCATCCGCGCGGATTCCCAGGGCGGGAGTGGGCTGCATCCCTGTCATGGCGGTCGTTAGATTGTCGAGGATGACGAGGATGAAGCGGGCCCCGTTATAAACGGCGTTGAGCAAACCCGCTGTCCCGGAATGGAAAAAGGTGGAGTCCCCTATGGTGGCGACGATCGGTTGATCCACCTTGTCCTGGTTAAAGGCCTGGTAAAATCCTGACGCCATGGTAATGGCGGCACCCATATCCAGGCATGTGTCAACGGCGCCCAGGTTGAGACCCAGAGTGTAGCATCCGATGTCAGAGGTGAAGATGGCCTTGGGCCTGGTTTTCCTAATCGCGAAAAAGGAGGCCCGGTGGGGACATCCGGGGCATAGGGTGGGTCTTCGACCGGGAAGATCGAGGTTCTCCACGAGCTTGAGGGGTTCCGGGTCACCTCCGGCTTGAAGGAGAGGAAGCCCCGACTCTTCCAGGGCCCGGTTCAGGACCCCATGAACCACCTGAGGCACCAGTTCCCCCTCAAGGGGAACATGGCCCGAAAGGCGGCCCCAGACCTTCTCCCGATTTCCAATAAGGTATTCGATGAGGGTGTCGGTCTCCTCGATCACGATGACCCTGTCGCATGCCTCGAGGAAAGGGGTGACCAGGCCTTCCGGGAAAGGATAAGGAGCTCCAAGTTTGAGCACCGGGATATCCGGACGCCCTTCTTCATCCAATAGATCCCGTACAACGGCATAGGGCACCCCACCCGTGATAATTCCCAAGGGGTAATGCCGGCCCTCTTCCAGGGTATGAAAATTGACCTCCGAAAGGGTCTCGAACCGCTTCCCTATCTCCGCCAACTTCCCGTTCAACTCCGCGTGGAGCCGAAGTCGAAATTTGGGAGTGGCGGCCCACCTTGAAGGATCCTTTTCGAAATTCGCCTTCCGGTCGTTGTTTTCCAGGACCCCGTAAGTGATATCCTGCCTGGCGTGACAGACCCGTATGGCGGGCCGCAGGATCACCGGGACCCGATACTCCTCGGACAGGGCCAGGCCCAGTCCGACCATCTCCCGGGCTTCCTGGGGATTCGATGGATCCAGGACCGGCACCTTGGCAAAGCGGGCCATGAACCGGGTGTCCTGTTCCGTCTGGGAGGAATGGGGTCCGGGATCGTCGCAGGAAATAATGAGGAGTCCCCCCACGGTGCCCTGGTAAGCCGCGCTCATCAAGGAATCGGCGGCCACGTTCAATCCCACCTGTTTCATGCAGCAAGCAGCCCGCTTTCCCGCGATGGAGGCTGCAAAGGCATTGTCCAGGGCCACTTTTTCGTTGGTGGACCATTCCACGTAAGTATTGAGGTCGAATTTTTTGACCAGCCTGACAACCTCAGGAAGGATCTCCGAACTGGGGGTTCCAGGGTAGGATGTCACGATCTGACAGCCGGATTCCACCAGTCCCAGGGCGATCGCGCCATTTCCTAAAAATATTTCACGGTTCATAAGTTTTCTTCCCTTCTCCTCTTGGCCTCCTGGATCAATTCCACCAGGGAAAGCAGCTTCGCGTTCTTGGGTCTTTGAAAGGCCTTCTCCCACTGTTCGGGGCTCAGTTTTTCCTGGAAATATGCCTCCACAGCAAAATGGGGAAACCAGCAATCCAGGCTTTTGAAACATGGCAGCCCCTTGTTCTCGGAACGGCAGTAGGAGAAGGAGATCTGGTGTCCGAGCCGCGGACAACGGATCATGGTCTCTTCGCCGGGGGGGGTTTTTGAACTATTCATGTTCCGCCTCACCTTGTACCTGGTGCCCATCCATAAATGGCCAATTTCCGCAATCTCTGCGTCAGGCTCAAATTTTAATCCTCGAAATACTTCAATGTATTCCTGCGGTTAAAATTTTCGCCTTCCTTGACCTTGCACAAAAAATTTTCGCCTTCCTTGACCTTGCACAAATTTTCTCATTTATGGATGGACACTACCTGGTAAAATCGGGGGGAGATTATCCTAAATCAAGGTTGGAATCAAGGGAAAAATGCCCGCAGACCGGGCAGTTACCCGGTCTGCAGTGTATCTGGAAAAAACAATGGGAGGAGATCAAATACCCGAGGGCTTGAACTGACGGGGTTTGGGCAAAGGCTCGATGTCGTTCAGGGCCCTGTGAACCTCCTCTTCCGGGAGGGCGTGATCTGCAAGCTTTCCATGGAGGTAAGCCTCGTAAGCGGCCATGTCCACCAGTCCGTGTCCACTCCAGTTGAACAGGATGACCTTCTCCTTTCCCTCCTCTTTTGCCTTGAGGGCCTCACGGATAACCACCGCCACGGCGTGGTCCGTTTCAGGAGCGCTGATGAACCCTTCAGTCCTGGCCATGGTGATACCTGCCTGGAAGGTCTCCAGTTGGGGAACGGCCACAGGCCGGATCAGACCGTCCAGAATGAGCTGGCTGACGATGGGAGCCATCCCATGATACCTCAGGCCTCCCGCATGGATCGGCTCGGGGACAAAGGTATGACCCAGGGTGTGCATGGGGAGCAGGGGGGTCATCTGAACCGTGTCGCCGAAATCATAGGCAAAGGGTCCCTTGGTCATGGTGGGGCAGGAGGTCGGTTCCACGGCGATGATATCGATATCCTTCCCGTTGATCTTGTCCCTTACAAAGGGGAAACTCAATCCCGCAAAATTGCTTCCTCCTCCTGCACATCCGATAATCACGTCCGGGTATTCCCCTATGAGCGCCATCTGCTTCAAGCATTCCTGGCCGTTGATAGTCTGATGCAGCATCACGTGGTTCAACACGCTCCCAAGTGAATATTTCGTCGACTCATCCATAACCGCCGCCTCTACGGCCTCGCTTATGGCGATTCCGAGGCTTCCCGGGGATTCGGGGTCTTCCTCCAGGATCTTCTGTCCCGCCTTGGTCTCAGGGCTGGGGCTGGGAACACAGTTGGCCCCCCAGGTCTCCATCATGACCCGCCGGTATGGTTTCTGATTGTAACTGATCTTGACCATGAAGACCTTGCATTCCAGGCCGAAAAAGACGCAGGCCATGGCAAGGGCGCTTCCCCACTGCCCGGCGCCCGTCTCTGTCGTGATCCTCTTGGTCCCCGAGATCTTGTTGTAGTAAGCCTGGGGGACTGAGGTATTGGGTTTGTGGCTTCCGGCCGGGCTTACTCCTTCGTTCTTGAAATAGATCCTGGCAGGTGTCCCAAGGAACTTTTCAAGGTTCCGGGCCCTGTATAGGGGCGTGGGGCGCCATATCAGGTATTTTTCCAGCACCTCTTCGGGAATATCGATATAGGACGACTGGCTGACCTCCTGTTCAATCAAGGGCATGGGGAAAATAGGGGCCAGATCGTCGGGTCCCAGGGGTTGCCCAGTGCCGGGGTGAAGAGGGGGTTCGAGGGGGGTAGGCATATCCGGAAGGATATTGTACCACTGCCGGGGCAATTCCGATTCTGGTAAAAACACCTTTTTCGTTTCCATGGCTCCTCCTTTCAGAAAGGGTTTCCGGGATGGCCCACGGAGAAAAACCCCAGAGGGCTCGCCTTATGGCCAAAGCCGTCCCTGATGGAACGAAATACCACGCTACCGGGCGGACAAATTTTAATCCTTGAAGTCCTTAAAACTCCTATAGAATTTATCGCTTCAAGCAGGATCTGACATGTTCTCCTCGCTACATTCCCGCCAGAAAGCCGGCGGGCAGGCGCTCCGCCATCCATGGCTCCGCTCCCGCCAGACAGCGGCGGACAGGCACTGCGGATTTCGTCCCTTCATCTATCCTGACTCAGGGCCGAAATACGCCCGCTCCGGAGAAAATGTCAGCCCCTGCTTTCCGCTGCCTCCGGGAAATCTGAACCCTCGAAATACTTCAATGTATGGTGCCTCTGCCGCTTGGTATCCCAAAACGGGGCGTAGGCCTTACGGGCCGGAGGCTTGATCTTGAACAAAATAGAACGTTTTTCAAAGGTTTCGACACCCTGAATCCTGAAAGTGACGAGGATCTTCTGGAGGACGAGAGGAAGATGTCACCAAGGGGTGAAGGAGCTGGAGCGGGGGAATTGGAGGCCTGAAATGTATCAATTTATTCAATAGTTATTGTATATGGGAGAGTGTGTCAAGCCCTTTGGTCGGCATCGGGCGTTTACCGCGGCAGGAGAGCCCTTCTCTCTCCCCGAAACCCGCACCGCCGGTCTGCTGGTGCGGATTCGGGGAGTAAAGGGGGGGGTTCTGAAATCACATCCTCTTTACGGTATGAATGGACAGAGACGAGGCCTTGAAATAATCCTTGGAAAACCGGGCGACCTCATCAGGCTCGTAGGGCTTGCAACTGAAAATGTCGATATAGGCCGCATTGGTGAGGTTGGCGAAATGACCTGAAATCAGTGAGGTTTCGATGAGTTGGACCATGGAATATCCCTGGACCCGTTCATCTTTTCCAAAATGAACCACCTGGCATTCCCCGAATCGTTTCATCTCGATCAGGTCGCACAGCTCAATAACGTAGTTTCGGATCTTTTCGGCATCTCGAATGGTATCAGGGTCACAATCGTAGAGGTCAAGACTCGTCAACAGACCCCAGGGAGCCGTTTCCTTATTGAGTGCTAGTTGTGTCCTCATGGCTCTCTCCCTCCATATCGCCGAAAACTTAATCGCCCTTGAGTCCCGGGGGCGGTACATGCCCAGGCCCCACGGGCAAAATACGATAATCTAGGGTTTTTTTAGGGTTTGTCAACGGAAATCGGATGAAAAATTCA harbors:
- a CDS encoding TrpB-like pyridoxal phosphate-dependent enzyme translates to METKKVFLPESELPRQWYNILPDMPTPLEPPLHPGTGQPLGPDDLAPIFPMPLIEQEVSQSSYIDIPEEVLEKYLIWRPTPLYRARNLEKFLGTPARIYFKNEGVSPAGSHKPNTSVPQAYYNKISGTKRITTETGAGQWGSALAMACVFFGLECKVFMVKISYNQKPYRRVMMETWGANCVPSPSPETKAGQKILEEDPESPGSLGIAISEAVEAAVMDESTKYSLGSVLNHVMLHQTINGQECLKQMALIGEYPDVIIGCAGGGSNFAGLSFPFVRDKINGKDIDIIAVEPTSCPTMTKGPFAYDFGDTVQMTPLLPMHTLGHTFVPEPIHAGGLRYHGMAPIVSQLILDGLIRPVAVPQLETFQAGITMARTEGFISAPETDHAVAVVIREALKAKEEGKEKVILFNWSGHGLVDMAAYEAYLHGKLADHALPEEEVHRALNDIEPLPKPRQFKPSGI
- a CDS encoding S-adenosylmethionine decarboxylase, which encodes MRTQLALNKETAPWGLLTSLDLYDCDPDTIRDAEKIRNYVIELCDLIEMKRFGECQVVHFGKDERVQGYSMVQLIETSLISGHFANLTNAAYIDIFSCKPYEPDEVARFSKDYFKASSLSIHTVKRM
- the iorA gene encoding indolepyruvate ferredoxin oxidoreductase subunit alpha; this translates as MNREIFLGNGAIALGLVESGCQIVTSYPGTPSSEILPEVVRLVKKFDLNTYVEWSTNEKVALDNAFAASIAGKRAACCMKQVGLNVAADSLMSAAYQGTVGGLLIISCDDPGPHSSQTEQDTRFMARFAKVPVLDPSNPQEAREMVGLGLALSEEYRVPVILRPAIRVCHARQDITYGVLENNDRKANFEKDPSRWAATPKFRLRLHAELNGKLAEIGKRFETLSEVNFHTLEEGRHYPLGIITGGVPYAVVRDLLDEEGRPDIPVLKLGAPYPFPEGLVTPFLEACDRVIVIEETDTLIEYLIGNREKVWGRLSGHVPLEGELVPQVVHGVLNRALEESGLPLLQAGGDPEPLKLVENLDLPGRRPTLCPGCPHRASFFAIRKTRPKAIFTSDIGCYTLGLNLGAVDTCLDMGAAITMASGFYQAFNQDKVDQPIVATIGDSTFFHSGTAGLLNAVYNGARFILVILDNLTTAMTGMQPTPALGIRADGSEGKTIPLERVVAGCGVDFIQVVDPYDLEHTTETLKKAADYIREPEGGIAVIIARHPCLIAYRGEAIPEPKKVAITEDCVECNLCIERFECPAIFHDEELGRASINYQLCSGCGVCLDVCPKGAIVEVKEQ